Proteins from a single region of Corvus hawaiiensis isolate bCorHaw1 chromosome 6, bCorHaw1.pri.cur, whole genome shotgun sequence:
- the MDK gene encoding midkine translates to MQVRSLLLLLLLILVAATAEAGKNKKEKAKKDGSKCEDWRWGPCVLNSKDCGLGYREGTCKDESKKLKCKIPCNWKKKFGADCKYKFESWGGCSAQTGLKTRSGILKKALYNAQCEEIVYVTKPCSSKIKSKSKAKKGKGKD, encoded by the exons ATGCAGGTCCggagcctcctcctcctcctgctgctgatcctggTGGCTGCCACCGCTGAGGCTGGCAAGAACAAGAAAG aaaaggcaaagaaggATGGCTCCAAGTGTGAGGACTGGCGCTGGGGACCCTGTGTTCTCAACAGTAAGGACTGTGGCCTGGGCTACCGCGAGGGAACTTGCAAAGATGAGAGTAAAAAGCTCAAGTGCAAGATCCCCTGCAACTGGAAGAAGAAATTTGGAG CCGACTGCAAGTACAAGTTTGAGAGCTGGGGAGGCTGTAGTGCTCAGACAGGCCTGAAGACTCGCTCCGGCATCCTGAAGAAAGCCCTGTACAATGCCCAGTGTGAGGAGATTGTCTATGTGACCAAGCCTTGCTCTTCCAAGATCAAGTCGAAGTCCAAAG CAAAGAAGGGCAAGGGGAAGGACTAG